A single region of the Streptomyces sp. NBC_01262 genome encodes:
- a CDS encoding alkaline phosphatase PhoX, with translation MPLTRRDFAKRSAITGAGVALAGTVDVLATAPGALAATTSSEAEAATTARHSGKLGYGELIADPDGILALPKGFKYRIITRTGVTTLESGESTPSNHDGTATFEGLRGATLIANNHELAGARADWPHPVPLIDGLVYDSGAAGGVTIVEVAKHGGDVAEWVGVAGTATNCAGGSTPWGTWLTCEETEDKAGVKGFTKDHGYVFEVDPYDRKANRDPKPVKALGRYAHEAVVVDPKSGHLYLTEDAAGPNGLLYRWTPPAGFKHGRGKLRTLADTAGVLQAFKCFDSAGQFVDDLSRATKIGTVYGVDWVDVPDRDAKTVSIRKQFATGEVTRARKLEGVWWGDGGAYIVSSFARAESPVAHDGAVWFYDPKRRTLTLKVLLGVNPDPSVDGAFDGPDNITVSPYGGLILAEDGEGIQHLFGALGDGRTYPIARNDLNIGTADAPEYSEFTGVTFSPDGKTLFANIQVPGIMLAITGPWRRNSGC, from the coding sequence ATGCCGCTCACCCGCAGAGATTTCGCCAAGCGTTCGGCCATCACCGGTGCCGGTGTCGCGCTGGCCGGAACCGTGGACGTACTGGCCACCGCCCCCGGCGCGCTGGCCGCCACCACCTCCAGCGAGGCCGAGGCCGCCACCACCGCCCGGCACAGCGGCAAGCTCGGCTACGGAGAGCTGATCGCCGACCCCGACGGCATCCTCGCGCTGCCCAAGGGCTTCAAGTACCGGATCATCACCCGGACCGGCGTCACCACCCTGGAGTCGGGCGAGTCCACCCCCTCCAACCACGACGGCACCGCCACCTTCGAGGGCCTGCGCGGCGCGACCCTGATCGCCAACAACCACGAGCTGGCGGGCGCGCGCGCCGACTGGCCGCACCCGGTGCCGCTCATCGACGGCCTGGTCTACGACTCGGGCGCGGCCGGCGGTGTGACCATCGTCGAGGTCGCCAAGCACGGCGGCGACGTGGCGGAGTGGGTCGGCGTGGCGGGCACCGCCACCAACTGCGCCGGTGGCAGCACCCCCTGGGGCACCTGGCTGACCTGCGAGGAGACCGAGGACAAGGCCGGCGTCAAGGGCTTCACCAAGGACCACGGCTACGTCTTCGAGGTCGACCCGTACGACCGCAAGGCCAACCGCGACCCCAAGCCCGTCAAGGCGCTGGGCCGCTACGCCCACGAGGCCGTCGTCGTCGACCCCAAGTCCGGCCACCTCTACCTCACCGAGGACGCCGCGGGCCCCAACGGCCTCCTCTACCGCTGGACCCCGCCGGCCGGCTTCAAGCACGGCCGCGGCAAGCTGCGCACCCTCGCCGACACCGCCGGTGTCCTGCAGGCCTTCAAGTGCTTCGACTCCGCGGGCCAGTTCGTCGACGACCTCTCCCGCGCCACGAAGATCGGCACCGTCTACGGGGTCGACTGGGTCGACGTCCCCGACCGCGACGCCAAGACCGTCTCCATTCGCAAGCAGTTCGCCACCGGCGAGGTCACCCGGGCCCGCAAGCTGGAAGGCGTGTGGTGGGGTGACGGCGGCGCCTACATCGTCTCCTCCTTCGCCCGCGCCGAGAGCCCCGTCGCCCACGACGGCGCCGTCTGGTTCTACGACCCGAAGCGCCGCACCCTCACCCTCAAGGTCCTGCTCGGCGTGAACCCCGACCCGTCCGTGGACGGCGCCTTCGACGGCCCCGACAACATCACGGTCTCCCCGTACGGCGGCCTCATCCTGGCCGAGGACGGCGAGGGCATCCAGCACCTCTTCGGCGCCCTCGGCGATGGCCGTACGTACCCGATCGCCCGCAACGACCTCAACATCGGGACGGCCGACGCCCCTGAGTACAGCGAGTTCACCGGCGTGACCTTCTCGCCCGACGGCAAGACCCTCTTCGCCAACATCCAGGTCCCCGGCATCATGCTCGCGATCACGGGACCGTGGCGCCGCAACTCCGGCTGCTGA
- a CDS encoding MFS transporter, giving the protein MKQAMKDIPRVVWLLAASMFIVAALSFAMVYLFVYLTGPRGLSTTHAGLIAGLGGVGMIAGNFTGGWFGDHFGHRRILIIGMLTGGLGLAVLPLVPTAALAVVFPICQYGTGITRASNSALIAFSVPEGARRQGFALMRFFANAGVTIGPPLGALIAAQFSYDWLFVADGAGMLFFAVWAAIILPRNGNKRQRPADALTAAGTPAPGLWAELRARPGVLVVLGAMLIADTVYRQQYSTLPVFLADHGLGTGFYGALIAINGGLVICLELPITVALRKRASLPVIGAGLVLLGAGFATLIAGGHVLTAIVMMALLTLGDILYKSPSTAYVADNAPDHLQGRFQSLYAGVSVSGFVLAAPLGGALYGAAPGALWPLCALLAAGAGIAVLAAPRLGLRQAAAEPDSVTAVAQG; this is encoded by the coding sequence ATGAAACAGGCGATGAAGGACATACCGAGGGTCGTATGGCTGCTCGCCGCGAGCATGTTCATCGTCGCAGCGCTCAGCTTCGCCATGGTCTATCTCTTCGTCTACCTGACCGGACCGCGTGGCCTCAGCACCACCCACGCCGGGCTCATCGCAGGCCTCGGCGGCGTCGGAATGATCGCCGGAAACTTCACCGGAGGCTGGTTCGGCGACCACTTCGGACACCGCCGCATCCTCATCATCGGCATGCTCACCGGCGGCCTCGGCCTGGCCGTGCTGCCGCTGGTCCCCACCGCCGCCCTCGCCGTGGTCTTCCCGATCTGCCAGTACGGCACCGGCATCACCCGCGCGTCCAACTCCGCGCTCATCGCCTTCTCCGTACCGGAGGGCGCCCGGCGCCAGGGCTTCGCCCTGATGCGCTTCTTCGCCAACGCGGGCGTCACCATCGGCCCGCCGCTCGGCGCGCTGATCGCCGCGCAGTTCTCGTACGACTGGCTCTTCGTCGCCGACGGGGCCGGCATGCTCTTCTTCGCGGTCTGGGCCGCCATCATCCTGCCCAGGAACGGCAACAAGCGGCAGCGGCCCGCGGACGCCCTGACGGCGGCCGGCACCCCCGCCCCGGGCCTGTGGGCCGAACTGCGCGCCCGGCCCGGCGTGCTGGTGGTCCTGGGGGCCATGCTCATCGCCGACACCGTCTACCGGCAGCAGTACTCCACGCTCCCGGTCTTCCTCGCGGACCACGGTCTCGGCACCGGCTTCTACGGCGCGCTCATCGCCATCAACGGCGGGCTCGTCATCTGCCTCGAACTGCCGATCACCGTCGCCCTGCGCAAACGCGCCTCGCTCCCGGTCATCGGCGCCGGCCTCGTCCTCCTCGGCGCGGGCTTCGCGACCCTGATCGCCGGCGGCCATGTCCTCACCGCCATCGTGATGATGGCGCTGCTCACCCTCGGCGACATCCTCTACAAGTCCCCGTCCACCGCCTACGTCGCCGACAACGCCCCCGACCACCTGCAAGGCCGCTTCCAGAGCCTGTACGCCGGTGTCTCCGTCAGCGGCTTCGTCCTCGCCGCCCCGCTCGGCGGCGCACTCTACGGCGCCGCGCCCGGCGCGCTCTGGCCGCTGTGCGCGCTGCTCGCGGCGGGCGCCGGTATCGCGGTGCTGGCGGCGCCCCGCCTCGGCCTGCGGCAGGCGGCGGCGGAGCCGGACAGCGTGACCGCGGTGGCGCAGGGCTGA
- a CDS encoding WD40 repeat domain-containing protein → MNLEQLVRETFHDLTEDSPQPAPDFADRVLRVRRRRRIRALATVAAATAVAVIVAVAVPGLAHDLADGLTGLPASTLVSHPDQSPPRDLIAAGDTAMSAWNTKKWVVRSGSGKNATRTLQYTWHLYNPTTGRYESVPWAYLDVAPGMKTAAVLEGPLPSKRVGLLDMSTGKVTRWIGLDHPAGGVSWSPKGDKLAVTTYSGVPETIIGTEVSWVDVFSRTGYYVVDTASGTTAFHALPQGNDDHNTREDLAWSRDGSLLKLPNMANGDTWYFDLQGERRSTPEGERDVFLAPGLSPDGRHFSDGGQVTDASNDAVISNPPVQTLRVWADNDWLIGWGCDSTCGNEFHNRLVLVDIHGKHVTALSGYREGKDSDSGRWNPLFTKR, encoded by the coding sequence ATGAACCTCGAACAGCTCGTACGCGAGACCTTTCACGACCTGACCGAGGACAGCCCCCAGCCGGCCCCGGACTTCGCCGACCGCGTCCTGCGCGTGCGGCGGCGCCGACGGATCCGCGCGCTCGCGACCGTGGCCGCCGCAACCGCCGTCGCGGTCATCGTCGCGGTGGCCGTCCCCGGCCTCGCCCATGACCTCGCTGACGGGCTGACCGGACTGCCCGCTTCGACCCTGGTCTCCCACCCCGACCAGTCGCCGCCCCGCGACCTGATCGCTGCGGGAGACACGGCGATGTCCGCCTGGAACACCAAGAAGTGGGTCGTACGCTCCGGCAGCGGCAAGAACGCCACCCGCACGCTCCAGTACACCTGGCACCTCTACAACCCCACCACCGGGCGGTACGAGAGTGTGCCCTGGGCCTATCTCGATGTCGCCCCCGGCATGAAGACCGCCGCCGTCCTGGAGGGCCCGCTGCCGAGCAAGCGCGTCGGCCTGCTCGACATGTCCACCGGCAAGGTCACCCGCTGGATCGGCCTGGACCACCCGGCGGGCGGAGTGTCCTGGTCCCCGAAGGGCGACAAGCTCGCGGTGACGACCTACTCCGGCGTGCCCGAGACGATCATCGGCACCGAGGTGTCGTGGGTGGACGTCTTCAGCCGGACCGGCTACTACGTGGTGGACACCGCATCGGGGACGACGGCCTTCCACGCCCTGCCGCAGGGCAACGACGACCACAACACGCGCGAGGACCTGGCGTGGAGCCGGGACGGCTCGCTGCTGAAGCTCCCCAACATGGCCAACGGCGATACCTGGTACTTCGACCTCCAGGGCGAACGAAGGTCGACGCCGGAGGGCGAGAGGGACGTCTTTCTCGCCCCCGGTCTGTCTCCCGACGGGCGCCACTTCAGCGACGGCGGGCAGGTCACGGACGCTTCGAACGACGCCGTCATCAGCAATCCGCCCGTGCAGACCCTGCGAGTCTGGGCCGACAACGACTGGCTGATCGGCTGGGGCTGTGACTCCACCTGCGGCAACGAGTTCCACAACCGGCTCGTGCTGGTGGACATCCACGGCAAGCACGTGACCGCCCTGTCCGGCTACCGGGAGGGCAAGGACTCGGACAGCGGCCGCTGGAATCCGCTGTTCACAAAGCGCTGA
- the sufU gene encoding Fe-S cluster assembly sulfur transfer protein SufU translates to MKLDSMYQEVILDHYKHPHGRGLRDGDAEVHHVNPTCGDEITLRVKLGGDGTLIEDISYEGQGCSISQASASVLNELLVGKDYAEAQKIQGTFLELMQSKGKVEPDEAMEEVLEDAVAFAGVSKYPARVKCALLSWMAWKDATAQALGGSAAKETA, encoded by the coding sequence GTGAAGCTCGACTCGATGTACCAGGAAGTGATCCTGGACCACTACAAGCACCCCCACGGGCGCGGCCTGCGCGACGGCGACGCCGAGGTGCACCACGTCAACCCGACGTGCGGCGACGAGATCACGCTGCGCGTCAAGCTCGGCGGCGACGGCACCCTCATCGAGGACATCTCGTACGAGGGCCAGGGCTGCTCCATCAGCCAGGCGAGCGCCTCCGTGCTCAACGAGCTGCTGGTCGGCAAGGACTACGCCGAGGCGCAGAAGATCCAGGGCACCTTCCTGGAGCTGATGCAGTCCAAGGGCAAGGTCGAGCCGGACGAGGCGATGGAGGAGGTGCTGGAGGACGCGGTGGCGTTCGCCGGCGTCTCGAAGTACCCCGCGCGCGTGAAGTGCGCGCTGCTGAGCTGGATGGCGTGGAAGGACGCTACCGCCCAGGCGCTGGGCGGTAGCGCGGCGAAGGAGACCGCATGA
- a CDS encoding TetR/AcrR family transcriptional regulator: MARRYDPERRQRIIDAAIRVAGERGIAGLSHRAVATEADVPLGSTTYHFATLDDLLVAALHQVNEACMRELDAREGLADPGCDLAAELALLVDEMLTRDRGRTELEYELYLAALRREAVRPIAAEWVDLMTEVIARRTDRGTARALAALADGLCLQVLLTGREFDREQARVMFARLLG, translated from the coding sequence ATGGCCCGGCGGTACGACCCCGAGCGCCGTCAGCGGATCATCGACGCCGCGATCCGGGTGGCCGGGGAGCGCGGCATCGCGGGGCTGAGCCACCGGGCGGTGGCCACCGAGGCGGATGTGCCGCTCGGCTCGACCACGTACCACTTCGCGACGCTCGACGACCTGCTGGTCGCGGCCCTGCACCAGGTCAACGAGGCCTGTATGCGGGAGCTGGACGCGCGGGAGGGGCTGGCCGACCCGGGCTGTGACCTGGCGGCCGAACTGGCCCTGCTGGTCGACGAGATGCTGACCCGCGACCGCGGCCGGACCGAGCTGGAGTACGAGCTGTATCTGGCGGCGCTGCGGCGCGAGGCGGTGCGGCCCATCGCAGCGGAGTGGGTGGACCTGATGACCGAGGTCATCGCGCGCCGCACGGACCGTGGCACGGCGCGCGCGCTGGCGGCACTTGCCGACGGACTGTGCCTTCAGGTGCTGCTCACGGGGCGGGAGTTCGACCGTGAGCAGGCACGGGTGATGTTCGCCCGGCTGCTCGGATGA
- a CDS encoding DMT family transporter translates to MVYLMLGGAILAEVLGTTAMKYSDGFSRLLPSLGTAAGYLIAFALLAQTLKTMSVGTAYAIWAGVGTAVIAGIGMVFLGESASAVKLAGLALVIAGVVVLNLGGAH, encoded by the coding sequence ATGGTCTACCTGATGCTCGGAGGCGCGATCCTCGCCGAAGTCCTCGGCACCACCGCCATGAAGTACAGCGACGGCTTCAGCCGGCTGCTGCCCTCGCTCGGCACCGCCGCCGGCTACCTCATCGCCTTCGCGCTGCTCGCGCAGACCCTGAAGACGATGTCGGTGGGCACCGCCTACGCGATCTGGGCGGGCGTCGGCACGGCGGTGATCGCCGGCATCGGCATGGTCTTCCTTGGCGAGTCGGCGAGCGCGGTGAAGCTGGCCGGGCTGGCGCTGGTGATCGCCGGGGTCGTGGTGCTCAACCTGGGCGGTGCGCACTGA
- a CDS encoding cysteine desulfurase, with protein sequence MTQPQLPGLLDTEAIRKDFPILDRLVHDGKKLVYLDNAATSQTPRQVIDTLSEYYERHNANVHRGVHVLAEEATALYEGARDKVAAFINAPSRDEVIFTKNASESLNLVANMLGWADEPYRVDADTEVVITEMEHHSNIVPWQLLAQRTGTKLKWFGLTDDGRLDLSNIEQVITEKTKIVSFVLVSNILGTLNPVEAIVRRAQDVGALVLIDASQAAPHMTLDVQALGADFVAFTGHKMCGPTGIGVLWGRQELLEDLPPFLGGGEMIETVSMHSSTYAPAPHKFEAGTPPIAQAVGLGAAVDYLSAIGMDKIAAHEHAITEYALRRLQEVPGLKIIGPTTAEARGAAISFTLGDIHPHDVGQVLDELGIAVRVGHHCARPVCLRYGIPATTRASFYLYSTPGEVDALIDGLEHVRNFFG encoded by the coding sequence GTGACACAACCGCAGCTGCCGGGCCTCCTCGACACCGAGGCGATCCGCAAGGACTTCCCGATCCTGGACCGCCTGGTCCACGACGGGAAGAAGCTCGTGTACCTGGACAACGCCGCGACCTCCCAGACGCCGCGCCAGGTCATCGACACCCTCAGCGAGTACTACGAGCGCCACAACGCCAACGTGCACCGCGGCGTCCATGTGCTCGCCGAGGAGGCCACGGCGCTGTACGAGGGCGCGCGGGACAAGGTCGCGGCCTTCATCAACGCGCCGAGCCGCGACGAGGTGATATTCACCAAGAACGCCTCGGAGTCCCTCAACCTCGTCGCCAACATGCTGGGCTGGGCCGACGAGCCCTACCGCGTGGACGCCGACACCGAGGTCGTCATCACGGAGATGGAGCACCACTCCAACATCGTGCCGTGGCAGCTGCTCGCGCAGCGCACCGGCACGAAGCTGAAGTGGTTCGGCCTCACCGACGACGGCCGCCTCGACCTGAGCAACATCGAGCAGGTCATCACCGAGAAGACCAAGATCGTCTCCTTTGTCCTGGTCTCCAACATTCTCGGCACCCTCAACCCGGTCGAGGCGATCGTCCGCCGCGCCCAGGACGTCGGCGCGCTGGTCCTGATCGACGCCTCCCAGGCCGCCCCGCACATGACCCTGGACGTCCAGGCGCTCGGCGCGGACTTCGTGGCCTTCACCGGCCACAAGATGTGCGGCCCGACCGGCATCGGCGTCCTGTGGGGCCGCCAGGAGCTGCTGGAGGACCTTCCGCCGTTCCTCGGCGGCGGCGAGATGATCGAGACCGTCTCGATGCACTCCTCCACCTACGCCCCGGCGCCGCACAAGTTCGAGGCCGGTACGCCCCCGATCGCCCAGGCCGTCGGCCTCGGCGCGGCCGTGGACTACCTCAGCGCCATCGGCATGGACAAGATCGCCGCCCATGAGCACGCGATCACCGAGTACGCCCTGCGGCGGCTCCAGGAAGTCCCCGGTCTGAAGATCATCGGCCCCACCACGGCCGAGGCCCGCGGCGCCGCGATCTCCTTCACCCTCGGTGACATCCACCCCCACGACGTGGGCCAGGTCCTGGACGAGCTGGGCATCGCGGTCCGCGTCGGCCACCACTGCGCGCGCCCGGTCTGCCTGCGGTACGGAATTCCGGCGACCACGCGAGCGTCCTTCTATCTGTACTCCACTCCCGGCGAGGTCGATGCGCTCATCGACGGCCTGGAGCACGTGCGGAATTTCTTCGGATGA
- a CDS encoding metal-sulfur cluster assembly factor, translating to MSDNDTVTEIKPASEEEVREALYDVVDPELGIDVVNLGLIYGIHIDDSNVATLDMTLTSAACPLTDVIEDQARSATEGIVNDLKINWVWMPPWGPDKITDDGREQLRALGFNV from the coding sequence ATGAGCGACAACGACACTGTCACCGAGATCAAGCCGGCCAGCGAGGAAGAGGTCCGCGAGGCCCTGTACGACGTCGTCGACCCCGAGCTGGGCATCGATGTCGTCAACCTCGGCCTGATCTACGGCATCCACATCGACGACTCCAATGTCGCCACCCTCGACATGACGCTCACCTCGGCGGCCTGCCCGCTGACCGACGTCATCGAGGACCAGGCCAGGTCGGCGACCGAGGGTATCGTCAACGACCTCAAGATCAACTGGGTCTGGATGCCGCCGTGGGGCCCGGACAAGATCACCGACGACGGCCGCGAGCAGCTTCGGGCGCTCGGCTTCAACGTCTGA
- a CDS encoding endonuclease/exonuclease/phosphatase family protein: protein MTTPRHKRRRTKAVGVGALVVAAIATGLVVVPQLASASEIQIHDLQGSTRLSPYAGQTVTGIAGVVTGVRTYGSSKGFWFQDTAPDDNPATSEGVFVFTSSTPTVAVGDSVQVSGTVTEYYPGGKTTGGQSLTQISKPTVTVVSSGNAVPAPVVITAKTVPAAYTPAGDPAADNSVEGLTLQPKKYALDFYESVEGENVQVKDVRVVGATDAYAELWVTTKPKENATKRGGTLYSSYEDQNSGRLQIQSLIPTATQAFPTANVGDILTGTTAGPLDFNSFGGYTLAARTIGTLKDNGLTAESTRKQKKGELAIATYNVENLAPSDSDAKYARLGTAIVTHLASPDVVALEEIQDNSGATDDGTVDADKTVQKFIDAIVAAGGPTYDWRSISPVNDLDGGQPGGNIRQVFLFNPARVSFTARTGGDATTAVGVQKINGKAALTASPGRIAPADEAWTTSRKPLAAEFSFQGKPVIVIANHFNSKGGDYALTSRYQPVPRSSEVQRVKQATLVNTFVKEIEAVQKDANVVVLGDINDYEFSTAGKTLTAGGALKDLYFSLKPSERYSYVYQGNTQVLDHILVSRSVGSPDYDVVHINAEFADQASDHDPQVVRLKP, encoded by the coding sequence TTGACCACCCCCCGCCACAAACGACGCAGGACCAAGGCAGTCGGCGTCGGCGCGCTCGTCGTGGCCGCGATCGCGACCGGACTGGTCGTCGTCCCGCAACTGGCCTCGGCCTCCGAGATCCAGATCCACGACCTGCAGGGCAGCACGCGGCTGTCGCCCTACGCCGGCCAGACGGTGACGGGCATAGCCGGCGTCGTCACGGGTGTGCGCACCTACGGCTCGTCCAAGGGCTTCTGGTTCCAGGACACCGCCCCGGACGACAACCCGGCCACCAGCGAAGGCGTCTTCGTCTTCACCAGCTCCACTCCCACCGTCGCGGTCGGCGACTCGGTGCAGGTCTCCGGCACCGTCACCGAGTACTACCCGGGCGGCAAGACCACCGGTGGCCAGTCGCTCACCCAGATCTCCAAGCCGACGGTCACCGTGGTCTCTTCGGGCAACGCGGTTCCGGCCCCGGTCGTGATCACCGCCAAGACCGTCCCGGCGGCGTACACCCCGGCTGGCGACCCGGCGGCGGACAACAGCGTCGAGGGCCTCACCCTGCAGCCCAAGAAGTACGCGCTGGACTTCTACGAGTCCGTCGAGGGCGAGAACGTCCAGGTCAAGGACGTCCGCGTGGTCGGCGCCACCGACGCGTACGCCGAGCTGTGGGTCACCACCAAGCCCAAGGAGAACGCCACCAAGCGCGGCGGGACCCTCTACTCCTCCTACGAGGACCAGAACTCCGGCCGCCTGCAGATCCAGTCGCTCATCCCGACCGCCACCCAGGCCTTCCCGACCGCCAACGTCGGCGACATCCTGACCGGCACCACCGCGGGCCCGCTGGACTTCAACTCCTTCGGCGGCTACACCCTGGCCGCCCGCACCATCGGCACGCTCAAGGACAACGGCCTGACCGCCGAGAGCACCCGCAAGCAGAAGAAGGGCGAGCTGGCGATCGCGACGTACAACGTCGAGAACCTCGCCCCGTCCGACAGCGACGCCAAGTACGCGCGGCTCGGCACGGCCATCGTCACCCACCTCGCCTCGCCCGACGTGGTCGCCCTGGAGGAGATCCAGGACAACAGCGGCGCCACGGACGACGGCACGGTCGACGCCGACAAGACCGTCCAGAAGTTCATCGACGCGATCGTCGCCGCCGGCGGCCCCACCTACGACTGGCGCTCCATCAGCCCCGTCAACGACCTGGACGGCGGCCAGCCCGGCGGCAACATCCGCCAGGTCTTCCTCTTCAACCCGGCCCGGGTCTCCTTCACCGCCCGCACCGGCGGCGACGCCACCACCGCCGTCGGCGTCCAGAAGATCAACGGCAAGGCCGCGCTCACCGCCTCCCCCGGCCGGATCGCGCCCGCCGACGAGGCCTGGACCACCAGCCGCAAGCCGCTGGCCGCCGAGTTCTCCTTCCAGGGCAAGCCGGTCATCGTGATCGCCAACCACTTCAACTCCAAGGGCGGCGACTACGCCCTGACCAGCCGCTACCAGCCCGTCCCGCGCAGCTCCGAGGTCCAGCGGGTCAAGCAGGCCACCCTGGTCAACACCTTCGTCAAGGAGATCGAGGCGGTCCAGAAGGACGCGAACGTCGTCGTCCTCGGCGACATCAACGACTACGAGTTCTCCACCGCCGGCAAGACGCTCACCGCCGGTGGCGCCCTGAAGGACCTGTACTTCTCCCTCAAGCCGAGCGAGCGCTACTCGTACGTCTACCAGGGCAACACCCAGGTCCTGGACCACATCCTGGTCAGCCGTTCCGTCGGCAGCCCGGACTACGACGTCGTCCACATCAACGCGGAGTTCGCCGACCAGGCCAGCGACCACGACCCGCAGGTCGTGCGCCTCAAGCCGTAG
- a CDS encoding SigE family RNA polymerase sigma factor, translated as MDAQEQDSFREFVANRSPALLKLAVLLSGGDRHAGEDLLQNALIKAAGRWRFIDEPEAYVRQILYRQQVSRWRLRWPHRETTVAEAPDTATTAQHGDATGAAELRIVVRQALGRLTPRQRTVLVLRYFEDLPEAEVAQILGCSVGTVRSTNHRALDKLRKVAPELGAATRTTALDFPALEARS; from the coding sequence ATGGATGCCCAGGAGCAAGACAGCTTCAGAGAGTTCGTGGCGAACCGCTCGCCCGCGCTCCTGAAGCTTGCCGTACTTCTCAGCGGCGGCGACCGCCACGCCGGTGAGGACCTGCTGCAGAACGCCCTCATCAAGGCGGCCGGCCGCTGGCGCTTCATCGACGAGCCCGAGGCCTACGTACGCCAGATCCTCTACCGCCAGCAGGTCAGCCGCTGGCGGCTGCGCTGGCCGCACCGCGAGACCACGGTGGCCGAGGCCCCCGACACCGCCACGACCGCGCAGCACGGCGACGCCACGGGGGCCGCCGAACTGCGCATCGTCGTACGCCAGGCGCTCGGGCGGCTCACCCCGCGACAGCGCACAGTGCTGGTCCTGCGCTACTTCGAGGACCTGCCCGAGGCGGAAGTGGCCCAGATCCTCGGCTGCTCGGTCGGCACGGTGCGCAGCACCAACCACCGCGCGCTCGACAAGCTGCGCAAGGTGGCCCCCGAACTGGGCGCGGCAACGCGCACCACCGCACTGGACTTCCCCGCCCTGGAGGCGCGGTCATGA
- the dapD gene encoding 2,3,4,5-tetrahydropyridine-2,6-dicarboxylate N-succinyltransferase — translation MTETTENRAIGAAAAGLATVAADGTVLDTWFPAPELVDAPGPAGTERLTGERAAELLGESAPKALGTDGRRGVEVIAVRTVIASLDDKPLDAHDVYLRLHLLSHRLVKPHGQSLDGIFGHLANVAWTSLGPVAVDRLETVRLAARAEGLHLQVTSVDKFPRMTDYVAPAGVRIADADRVRLGAHLAAGTTVMHEGFVNFNAGTLGTSMVEGRISAGVVVGDGSDIGGGASIMGTLSGGGKQIVSIGERCLLGAEAGIGIALGDDCVVEAGLYVTAGTRVTLPDGKIVKAQELSGANNLLFRRNSTTGTVEVLQRTGSWGGLNEALHSHN, via the coding sequence ATGACTGAAACGACCGAAAACCGCGCCATCGGTGCTGCCGCCGCAGGGCTGGCGACCGTCGCCGCCGACGGCACCGTACTCGACACCTGGTTCCCCGCACCCGAGCTGGTGGACGCCCCCGGCCCGGCGGGGACGGAGCGGCTGACGGGCGAGCGGGCCGCGGAACTGCTGGGGGAGAGCGCGCCGAAGGCGCTGGGGACGGACGGACGGCGCGGGGTCGAGGTGATCGCCGTACGGACGGTGATCGCGTCGCTGGACGACAAGCCGCTGGACGCGCACGACGTCTACCTGCGGCTGCACCTGCTGAGCCACCGGCTGGTCAAGCCGCACGGGCAGAGCCTGGACGGGATTTTCGGCCACCTGGCGAACGTCGCCTGGACCTCGCTCGGCCCGGTGGCCGTGGACCGGCTGGAGACGGTCCGGCTCGCGGCCCGCGCCGAGGGGCTGCACCTGCAGGTCACCAGCGTCGACAAGTTCCCGCGCATGACGGACTACGTGGCCCCGGCCGGCGTACGCATCGCCGACGCGGACCGGGTGCGCCTGGGCGCGCACCTCGCGGCGGGTACGACGGTGATGCACGAGGGCTTCGTCAACTTCAACGCCGGCACGCTTGGCACGTCCATGGTGGAGGGCCGGATCAGCGCGGGCGTCGTGGTCGGTGACGGCTCGGACATCGGCGGCGGCGCTTCGATCATGGGGACGCTGTCGGGCGGCGGCAAGCAGATCGTGTCGATCGGCGAGCGCTGCCTGCTCGGCGCGGAGGCGGGCATCGGGATCGCGCTGGGCGACGACTGCGTGGTGGAGGCGGGGCTGTATGTCACCGCCGGCACGCGGGTGACGCTGCCGGACGGCAAGATCGTGAAGGCGCAGGAGCTGTCCGGCGCGAACAATCTGCTCTTCCGCCGCAACTCGACGACCGGCACCGTCGAGGTGCTGCAGCGCACCGGCTCGTGGGGCGGCCTGAACGAGGCGCTGCACAGCCACAACTAG